The following coding sequences lie in one Myxococcus xanthus genomic window:
- a CDS encoding gas vesicle protein: protein MAQIDDPVTTPPQRHYPPTSTRGSSVADILERVLDKGIVITGDIKINLTNVELLTIQIRLIICSVERAQEMGLDWWTTNPNFSSRARQQLSAAQAPAAAPAPRAAPKPSPTTRRAPKAKKV from the coding sequence ATGGCCCAAATCGACGATCCCGTGACGACGCCCCCTCAGCGACACTACCCGCCCACCTCGACCCGCGGCAGCTCCGTGGCCGACATCCTCGAGCGGGTGCTGGACAAGGGCATCGTCATCACCGGGGACATCAAGATCAATCTGACGAACGTCGAGCTGCTGACCATCCAGATCCGACTGATCATCTGCTCGGTGGAGCGGGCGCAGGAGATGGGCCTGGACTGGTGGACGACCAACCCCAACTTCAGCTCCCGTGCACGACAGCAGCTCTCGGCGGCTCAGGCGCCCGCGGCGGCTCCGGCCCCACGTGCTGCGCCCAAGCCCTCCCCCACGACCAGGCGCGCGCCCAAGGCCAAGAAGGTGTAG
- a CDS encoding gas vesicle protein K, translated as MAVEGAPQAVEELARALEPTKPPKLELDEENVQAGLVRLVLAVVELIRQLLERQALRRIDAGSLSEEQIERLGVTFLRLQEQMDDLKKQFHLTDEDLNLDLGPLGTTL; from the coding sequence ATGGCAGTCGAGGGCGCACCACAGGCGGTGGAGGAGCTCGCCCGAGCGTTGGAGCCGACGAAGCCGCCCAAGCTGGAACTGGACGAGGAGAACGTCCAGGCCGGGCTGGTGCGGCTGGTGCTCGCCGTCGTCGAGCTCATCCGCCAGTTGCTGGAGAGGCAGGCGCTGCGACGGATTGACGCCGGCTCACTGAGCGAGGAGCAGATTGAGCGGCTGGGCGTCACCTTCCTGCGCCTGCAGGAGCAGATGGATGACTTGAAGAAGCAATTCCACCTGACGGACGAGGACCTGAATCTGGACCTCGGGCCGCTGGGCACGACGCTGTGA